The following proteins are co-located in the candidate division WOR-3 bacterium genome:
- the secD gene encoding protein translocase subunit SecD, which yields MRSILYRGLLVLFVLGIALWTLWPTFRYYTLSPSERQSLSAEYISKLKKQALNLGLDLQGGMYMVLEVDKSKLTEEEAKGAEDRALEIIRNRIDQWGVAEPVIQKTEEGRIILQLPGVLERERAQELIGKTALLEFKLVADQKVLEQTIKNIDDVLQKIWKGDTTKTYLTDIIVTYQGGVAVREVDAAKFIEIINLPEVQAVIPPDYQFLFGRTTETQDGEKIRPIYLVKKEPELTGATLKSARHTIYQGQDPAYAGKPIVEIHFDKKGATKFAFVTGANIGKQLAIVLDSVVQSAPVIEERIPTGDAIIRGNFTIDEAKELAIILRAGALPAPIKIVEERTVGATLGKDSIEKGLKAFLIGFIIVVVFMLIYYKLAGLIADLALLLNTIFILAVMVALKATLTLPGMAGLILTVGMAVDANVLIFERIREELRAGKSVKAAVEAGFAKATITILDANLTTLIAALVLLRFGTGPIKGFGTVLSIGILSNFFTAIFASKIVFDYLVNVKKIEKLSI from the coding sequence GTGAGAAGTATTTTATATAGAGGTTTGTTGGTATTGTTTGTCCTGGGGATAGCCCTGTGGACCCTTTGGCCTACCTTCCGCTATTACACGCTATCTCCTTCTGAAAGACAAAGCTTGTCAGCAGAATACATCTCTAAACTCAAAAAACAGGCTCTCAATCTGGGATTGGACCTTCAGGGTGGTATGTACATGGTTCTCGAAGTGGACAAATCGAAACTTACAGAAGAAGAGGCGAAGGGTGCAGAAGATAGAGCCCTTGAAATAATTCGAAATCGTATAGACCAGTGGGGGGTCGCGGAACCTGTAATTCAAAAGACAGAAGAAGGGAGAATAATCCTCCAACTTCCCGGTGTTCTCGAGAGAGAAAGGGCACAGGAACTCATTGGAAAAACGGCACTTCTTGAGTTTAAACTGGTTGCAGACCAAAAGGTTTTAGAACAAACAATAAAAAATATAGATGATGTTTTACAAAAAATCTGGAAGGGCGATACCACAAAAACCTATCTCACAGACATCATCGTTACCTACCAAGGTGGAGTTGCAGTAAGAGAAGTAGATGCCGCCAAATTTATAGAAATCATAAACCTTCCGGAGGTGCAGGCAGTTATTCCACCTGACTACCAATTTCTATTTGGAAGAACAACCGAAACTCAAGATGGAGAAAAGATAAGACCAATTTACCTCGTCAAGAAGGAACCGGAGTTAACTGGCGCGACTTTAAAAAGTGCAAGGCACACCATCTATCAGGGACAGGATCCCGCTTATGCCGGAAAACCCATTGTTGAAATCCATTTTGATAAAAAGGGCGCCACAAAATTTGCCTTTGTGACAGGGGCGAACATTGGAAAACAACTGGCAATAGTTCTCGACAGTGTAGTTCAGTCCGCACCTGTGATAGAGGAAAGAATCCCAACAGGTGATGCAATAATTAGAGGAAACTTTACCATAGACGAAGCAAAGGAACTGGCAATTATTCTGAGGGCCGGTGCACTACCAGCACCAATTAAAATTGTTGAAGAGCGCACCGTTGGAGCAACTCTTGGAAAAGATTCAATAGAAAAAGGATTAAAGGCTTTTCTCATAGGCTTCATAATAGTTGTGGTATTTATGTTAATTTATTATAAATTAGCCGGTCTAATTGCTGATCTTGCATTACTTCTCAACACCATTTTCATCTTGGCCGTTATGGTTGCCCTCAAGGCAACTTTAACCCTTCCTGGAATGGCCGGTCTTATCCTTACTGTGGGTATGGCGGTTGACGCAAATGTACTTATCTTCGAGAGAATTCGGGAGGAACTTCGTGCAGGTAAAAGTGTAAAGGCTGCAGTAGAAGCAGGGTTTGCCAAAGCAACGATCACCATTCTGGATGCAAACCTCACTACCCTAATTGCAGCCCTTGTGCTCTTGAGATTCGGCACGGGCCCTATCAAAGGTTTCGGAACCGTTTTGTCCATAGGTATCCTTTCCAACTTCTTTACCGCAATCTTTGCTTCAAAAATAGTCTTTGATTACCTTGTCAATGTTAAAAAGATAGAAAAACTAAGCATATAA
- the secF gene encoding protein translocase subunit SecF has protein sequence MEFFRNPKINFIGNRKYMYFLSGALVLLSIIVLIVKGGPNYGVDFRGGLLLQVKTEPALKIEEVRSTLASKGYKTEVQTFGEPGMFILKFSSEQISPDEIVNTLKSAHPNTTISLLRTEMVGPSIGRKLTMQAITLVLVGMLLMLIYIWFRFDFRFGVSSVLALFHDTIISLGIFTLLGREFSVPIVAAILTLIGYSINDSIVVADRIREKLRAFGKVIPRNKLEEIFNSGINETLSRTIITSLTTLFPLFTILIFARGTTIFDFALILTIGIIVGTYSSIGIVASIVTDWYKASLKKEKA, from the coding sequence ATGGAATTCTTTAGAAATCCTAAAATCAATTTTATAGGCAATAGGAAATACATGTACTTTCTATCAGGGGCCCTTGTCCTTCTGAGTATCATCGTACTTATCGTGAAGGGTGGCCCTAATTACGGTGTTGACTTCCGAGGAGGATTATTACTACAAGTAAAAACAGAGCCTGCCTTAAAGATCGAAGAGGTTAGGTCTACTCTTGCGTCTAAAGGATACAAGACTGAGGTTCAGACCTTCGGCGAACCCGGAATGTTTATCCTCAAATTCTCCAGCGAGCAAATTTCACCAGACGAAATAGTAAACACACTAAAATCCGCACATCCTAATACGACCATTTCCCTTTTAAGAACAGAAATGGTAGGGCCTTCCATAGGAAGGAAACTCACTATGCAGGCTATTACCCTGGTGCTTGTAGGGATGCTCTTAATGCTCATTTACATATGGTTCCGCTTCGATTTCAGATTTGGAGTTTCCTCAGTTTTAGCACTTTTCCATGACACTATAATCTCCCTTGGAATATTCACTCTTCTTGGCAGGGAATTCTCTGTTCCGATAGTGGCGGCCATTCTTACTCTTATTGGTTATTCTATCAACGACTCCATCGTGGTAGCCGATAGAATAAGGGAAAAATTAAGAGCCTTTGGCAAAGTAATTCCCAGAAATAAATTAGAAGAAATATTTAACTCTGGTATTAACGAAACCCTTTCCCGTACCATAATTACCTCCCTTACAACACTTTTCCCACTCTTTACCATTCTCATTTTTGCCCGCGGCACCACAATCTTTGATTTCGCCCTGATTCTTACAATTGGTATCATCGTTGGTACCTACTCCTCCATAGGAATTGTCGCATCCATTGTCACTGACTGGTACAAAGCCTCCCTGAAAAAGGAAAAGGCTTGA
- a CDS encoding NAD(+)/NADH kinase: MIVGVTGNPYKTGIDKVIRCILNHFNVSEVVIWDGFKSHLQEFVDLTYADELTIKERADIVVSIGGDGTFLRTARVFIEKPIMGVNVGTFGFLTIYGEENLHTALENLKIGNWTSEERTVLQAKLTDKTLIALNDVTFNVTGSSRMMTVEVHVNHEKLYDFRGDGLIVSTPTGSTAYNLSSGGPILYPTMDAFVITPICPHKLSLRPVVVPADSLIEVKVSSKTEEMIVSADGQETIPISNAKVTLTKNPEKVKIVKTPCTLSYFEVLKRKLYWG; encoded by the coding sequence TTGATAGTAGGAGTCACTGGAAACCCTTACAAAACCGGCATTGACAAAGTTATAAGGTGTATTTTAAACCATTTTAACGTATCTGAAGTTGTAATCTGGGATGGTTTTAAAAGTCATCTACAGGAATTTGTGGACCTTACCTATGCTGACGAACTTACTATAAAAGAAAGGGCGGACATTGTCGTATCAATTGGAGGGGATGGTACCTTTCTCCGAACCGCAAGAGTTTTCATTGAAAAACCAATAATGGGCGTAAACGTTGGAACCTTTGGATTCCTCACTATATACGGTGAAGAGAATCTCCATACAGCCCTTGAAAATTTAAAAATAGGAAACTGGACCTCGGAAGAAAGGACGGTACTGCAGGCCAAATTGACCGATAAAACTTTGATCGCTTTAAACGATGTTACCTTTAACGTAACTGGATCCTCCAGGATGATGACCGTTGAGGTGCATGTTAATCACGAAAAACTCTACGACTTTAGAGGAGACGGCCTCATAGTGTCAACACCGACAGGTTCAACTGCCTACAACCTCTCTTCGGGCGGACCCATCCTTTATCCTACCATGGATGCCTTTGTGATTACACCTATATGCCCCCATAAGTTATCCCTAAGACCCGTCGTGGTACCAGCCGATAGCCTTATTGAAGTGAAAGTTTCTTCAAAAACTGAAGAGATGATAGTCTCTGCCGACGGACAGGAGACTATACCAATATCCAATGCAAAGGTAACCCTAACAAAAAATCCTGAAAAGGTTAAAATTGTTAAAACGCCTTGTACTCTAAGCTATTTTGAAGTACTCAAAAGAAAACTTTACTGGGGATAA
- the recN gene encoding DNA repair protein RecN codes for MALQRLSIKNYLLVENLEVEFHPGFNVITGETGAGKSLIIGSLNIALGEKIDWDLMGEKEAEITAVFSLSEEEKNILKENNIEVNDEMIVRRVLNPQTKKSKIYINMTPVTQSFLKEITEHLIDLHGQHQHQSLLDPQKHIDYLDGFAGILKEREKMEELYNALLDAKERLENLRKRQREAQEKEEFYRFKLEELEKANLKEGEEEELEERLRILSNIEKLQSNVSASAFELYESEDSAYEKIFRAIRNLQELTGIDAKLIEGVNTLHDLTDKLQEIWRFLMEYKNSLVLNPEELEELRSRLTFLKNLKQKYRKTIEELIEEKEFLKKELSQIENYDKEIEALTGEIANLEREVKKQAEILHESRVKAAPELERLIEEELKDLAMERAKFKVNILEKEISHLGKDSVEFYISTNPGEDPKPLSKIVSGGELSRIMLAIKRVLADLVNVPTMVFDEADTGIGGKVAEKVGRKMKEISQKRQVIAITHLPQIAAFGEKHFIVEKTVEGDKTRIKIRELNEQERVREIARMLSGEKITEESLQYAEKFLKSIRG; via the coding sequence ATGGCGCTCCAGAGGCTGTCTATTAAGAATTACCTTTTAGTGGAAAATCTTGAGGTGGAATTTCACCCAGGATTCAATGTGATCACAGGCGAAACCGGTGCGGGGAAATCCCTCATTATTGGTTCCCTCAATATTGCCCTTGGTGAAAAAATCGATTGGGACCTAATGGGCGAAAAAGAAGCTGAAATTACGGCTGTTTTTTCTCTTTCTGAAGAGGAAAAAAATATCTTGAAGGAGAACAACATTGAGGTAAACGATGAAATGATCGTTCGGAGAGTACTAAACCCACAGACGAAGAAATCAAAAATCTACATCAATATGACCCCTGTGACCCAGAGTTTCTTGAAAGAGATCACTGAACATTTGATTGACTTACACGGTCAGCACCAACACCAGAGCCTTTTAGACCCTCAAAAGCACATCGATTACTTAGATGGATTTGCTGGAATTCTTAAAGAACGGGAAAAGATGGAAGAACTTTACAATGCCCTTCTCGATGCGAAGGAAAGGCTTGAAAATCTGAGGAAAAGGCAAAGAGAGGCACAGGAGAAAGAAGAGTTTTACCGATTTAAGCTCGAAGAACTGGAAAAGGCAAATCTAAAGGAAGGCGAAGAAGAGGAATTAGAAGAGAGGCTAAGGATTCTTTCAAATATAGAAAAACTGCAATCCAACGTATCCGCATCGGCCTTCGAACTCTACGAAAGTGAAGACTCGGCCTATGAAAAGATCTTTAGGGCTATTAGAAACCTTCAAGAATTAACAGGTATAGATGCAAAGTTAATCGAAGGAGTTAACACACTCCATGACCTCACCGATAAACTCCAGGAGATTTGGCGTTTTTTGATGGAGTACAAAAATTCATTAGTCTTGAATCCCGAGGAACTGGAAGAGTTAAGGAGCAGGCTTACCTTTTTGAAAAATCTCAAACAAAAGTACAGGAAAACCATTGAAGAGCTCATAGAAGAGAAGGAATTTTTGAAAAAGGAACTGAGCCAGATTGAAAATTACGACAAAGAGATAGAAGCCTTGACAGGGGAAATTGCCAATCTGGAAAGAGAAGTGAAGAAGCAGGCAGAAATCCTTCACGAATCAAGAGTAAAAGCCGCACCAGAACTGGAAAGACTTATCGAAGAAGAACTGAAAGACCTTGCGATGGAAAGGGCAAAATTCAAAGTTAACATTTTGGAGAAAGAGATATCCCACCTTGGAAAAGACTCTGTTGAATTCTACATCTCCACAAACCCCGGTGAAGACCCAAAACCCCTATCCAAAATCGTTTCAGGGGGTGAGCTTTCCAGAATTATGCTTGCCATCAAAAGGGTCTTAGCAGACCTTGTAAACGTACCTACGATGGTCTTTGACGAGGCAGATACGGGCATTGGAGGCAAAGTTGCCGAAAAGGTGGGTAGAAAAATGAAAGAAATCAGCCAGAAGAGGCAAGTCATTGCGATAACCCATTTGCCACAAATTGCAGCCTTTGGAGAAAAACATTTTATCGTGGAAAAAACAGTGGAAGGGGATAAAACCCGTATCAAAATCAGAGAACTCAATGAGCAGGAAAGGGTCAGAGAAATTGCCAGGATGTTATCAGGCGAAAAAATTACAGAGGAATCTCTTCAGTACGCAGAAAAATTTTTAAAGAGCATCAGGGGGTAA
- the rsfS gene encoding ribosome silencing factor, translating to MANQEKEFSLFIKHACKVLFDKKAEEIKVIEVGKFLPQITDYFIIATANSKEHMNALRRHLEEELAAIGAHLHHAEGFRNARWVLLDYEDFIIHIMLREAREFYRLEELWSDAPRWTYEETFKRED from the coding sequence ATGGCAAACCAGGAAAAAGAGTTTAGCCTTTTCATAAAACACGCCTGCAAAGTTTTATTTGACAAAAAGGCAGAGGAAATAAAGGTAATTGAAGTGGGTAAATTCCTTCCCCAGATAACAGATTACTTCATTATTGCCACTGCAAATTCTAAGGAGCATATGAACGCTTTAAGAAGACACTTAGAAGAGGAACTCGCTGCAATCGGTGCTCACCTTCACCATGCGGAAGGTTTCAGAAATGCCCGATGGGTGCTTCTCGACTATGAAGACTTTATAATTCACATCATGCTCCGGGAGGCAAGGGAGTTCTATAGACTTGAGGAACTCTGGAGTGATGCACCAAGGTGGACCTATGAAGAAACTTTTAAGAGAGAGGATTGA
- the argS gene encoding arginine--tRNA ligase translates to MKKLLRERIEEKLKEIIERSFGLKIDFYLEESPEEDFGDYSTNILFRLAKELKKNPVELGEKILRELSEFELLERADIAKGFLNLKVSQKHLGELLNDLSKDPENYGRNNLGNQRKVNLEFVSANPTGPLVVVNARAAAVGDSLRRIMSTCGYLVDSEYYVNDAGGQIERLRKSIEARVREIQGLPFEFPEDGYHGEYIYDIARAILETNFSGDYGRFAVEYIHNWQKRTLERYRVKFDRFVFETEIRNSEYPKRVMKILEDSGLTYTQDGATIFKSSAFGDDKDRVLIRSNGEPTYFFFDLAYHLHKIDRNYDILIDIWGPDHHGYIPRMQAGLKALGFNVENFKVLIAQQVNLVRGQEKVKMSKRKGEIYSMDDLIDEVGVDAARFFFLTRTVNAHLDFDLELAKSIGVQNPVYYVQYSHARIESLLDFGKEKGLSYEKGNPSLLTEKEERSLLRKIMFYPDVIQSACRSLEPHLLVRYLLELSELYHSYYQKIRIVTEDSELSNARLLLSFGVKTVVKNGLELLGIEAPERM, encoded by the coding sequence ATGAAGAAACTTTTAAGAGAGAGGATTGAAGAAAAACTAAAGGAAATAATTGAGAGAAGTTTCGGTTTAAAAATCGATTTCTATTTGGAAGAATCGCCAGAAGAGGACTTCGGTGACTATTCCACAAACATTCTCTTCAGATTGGCAAAGGAACTAAAAAAGAATCCCGTTGAACTGGGGGAAAAGATTCTACGCGAATTGTCTGAATTCGAACTCCTTGAAAGGGCAGATATAGCAAAGGGTTTTTTAAACCTTAAGGTATCTCAAAAACACCTTGGAGAACTCTTAAACGACCTTTCTAAAGATCCCGAAAATTATGGGAGAAACAACCTTGGTAACCAAAGAAAAGTAAATCTTGAATTCGTTTCCGCAAATCCCACAGGGCCATTGGTGGTAGTTAACGCAAGGGCTGCCGCTGTGGGTGATTCACTAAGAAGGATAATGAGTACCTGTGGCTACCTTGTGGATTCAGAGTACTATGTCAACGATGCAGGTGGCCAGATAGAAAGGCTTAGAAAGTCCATAGAGGCCCGTGTTCGTGAGATTCAAGGGCTTCCCTTTGAATTCCCTGAAGATGGTTATCATGGTGAATACATCTACGATATCGCAAGGGCTATCCTGGAAACAAACTTTTCTGGTGATTACGGGAGATTTGCCGTCGAGTACATCCACAACTGGCAAAAAAGGACGCTGGAAAGGTACAGGGTTAAGTTTGATCGCTTTGTATTTGAGACGGAAATCAGGAATTCTGAATACCCTAAGAGAGTCATGAAGATCCTTGAAGATTCGGGACTAACTTACACTCAAGATGGCGCTACAATTTTCAAATCATCGGCCTTCGGTGACGATAAGGATAGGGTCCTTATAAGGAGTAACGGTGAACCTACCTATTTCTTCTTCGATCTTGCTTACCACCTTCATAAAATTGACAGAAACTACGACATCCTCATCGACATTTGGGGGCCCGATCATCATGGTTACATACCACGGATGCAGGCTGGACTAAAGGCACTGGGATTCAATGTGGAAAACTTTAAGGTACTTATTGCCCAGCAGGTAAATTTAGTGAGGGGACAGGAAAAGGTCAAAATGTCAAAGAGAAAAGGCGAAATTTACTCCATGGACGATCTCATTGACGAAGTTGGTGTAGATGCGGCAAGGTTTTTCTTCCTCACCAGAACGGTAAACGCCCATCTTGATTTTGATTTAGAACTGGCAAAATCCATCGGCGTCCAAAATCCGGTCTATTACGTCCAGTATAGCCATGCAAGGATCGAGAGTCTTCTGGATTTTGGTAAAGAGAAAGGGTTATCCTATGAAAAGGGCAATCCATCCCTCCTTACCGAAAAGGAAGAAAGAAGCCTCTTAAGGAAAATCATGTTCTACCCGGATGTTATCCAGAGCGCCTGCAGAAGTTTAGAGCCTCACCTTCTTGTAAGGTATCTCCTCGAACTTTCAGAACTATACCACAGTTATTACCAGAAGATAAGGATTGTAACTGAGGATTCAGAACTTAGTAATGCGAGACTTTTACTCTCTTTTGGAGTTAAAACTGTTGTGAAAAATGGCCTTGAACTTTTAGGTATAGAAGCACCGGAGAGGATGTAA
- the rph gene encoding ribonuclease PH — protein sequence MKEPLELRPLSFTRNYLKNPEGSCLVQMGNTMVLCTASVQTKLPNWLQGAEQGWITAEYSMLPRSTQERKPRESRTGKLDSRSIEISRIIGRSLRGAVDLSKIPNISIIIDADVLQADGGTRTAAINGGFVALYDAIRYLMEQKVISENPILEFIGSVSVGIVNGEFHLDLSYEEDSQAEVDLNVTMTESGKIIDIQGTAEKRPLTREELEKLLDIAFEGIKKIIEKEKEVLGVR from the coding sequence ATGAAAGAACCCCTTGAATTAAGGCCCTTAAGTTTTACAAGAAATTATCTCAAAAACCCTGAAGGGTCCTGCCTTGTACAGATGGGGAACACGATGGTACTCTGCACCGCCTCGGTGCAAACCAAACTCCCCAACTGGCTACAGGGTGCGGAGCAGGGCTGGATTACCGCAGAGTATAGCATGCTGCCAAGATCGACCCAGGAAAGAAAACCGAGGGAATCCCGTACTGGAAAATTGGATTCCCGTTCTATCGAAATATCAAGGATAATCGGGAGGAGTCTGAGGGGAGCCGTGGATCTTTCAAAGATTCCAAACATCTCTATCATCATTGATGCCGATGTTTTACAGGCTGACGGAGGAACCAGAACCGCTGCAATAAACGGCGGCTTTGTCGCCTTATACGACGCTATAAGGTATCTAATGGAACAAAAGGTAATAAGTGAAAACCCCATTCTGGAGTTTATAGGCTCAGTTTCCGTGGGAATTGTGAACGGTGAGTTCCATTTAGACCTATCCTACGAGGAAGATTCCCAGGCAGAGGTTGATTTAAATGTCACAATGACGGAAAGCGGGAAAATTATAGATATACAGGGCACTGCTGAAAAGCGGCCTTTAACGCGGGAGGAATTGGAAAAACTCCTGGATATCGCCTTTGAGGGGATCAAAAAAATCATTGAGAAAGAAAAGGAAGTACTGGGAGTAAGGTAG
- a CDS encoding GntG family PLP-dependent aldolase, translated as MKISDFRSDTVTRPTKEMYEAMMKAPLGDDVLGDDPTVKELERLAAEKTGFEAALFVPSGTMGNAIAVRVWARDGTEVILEEMSHIYTSEVGHIAYISRAIPRPLKSNRGIIDPEDIKRAIRKEELHRAGTSLVCLENTHNYWGGKALPPDYVAEVSAICKEYGLPLHMDGARIFNACTFLKVDVKEYTKHLDSLMFCLSKGLSAPVGSILCGSKEFIEKARRVRKLLGGGMRQAGILAACGIVAINKMIDRLDEDHKNAKRLAEGLLKFTFLKINPEEVETNIVIVETKLDPQKILNFLESQGILALQFGPGRIRFVTHKDVNEEDVDRLIKALENFKA; from the coding sequence ATGAAGATTTCAGATTTTAGAAGTGATACAGTAACAAGGCCTACAAAGGAAATGTACGAGGCGATGATGAAGGCGCCCCTTGGGGACGACGTTCTCGGGGATGACCCTACCGTCAAAGAATTGGAAAGGCTGGCAGCGGAGAAAACGGGGTTCGAAGCCGCCCTCTTTGTTCCATCGGGTACCATGGGAAATGCCATAGCAGTAAGGGTGTGGGCAAGGGACGGTACGGAAGTGATTCTCGAAGAGATGTCCCATATCTATACCAGTGAAGTAGGGCACATCGCCTATATTTCGAGGGCAATTCCCCGGCCCCTGAAATCCAACAGGGGCATAATTGATCCCGAAGACATAAAAAGGGCAATAAGAAAGGAAGAACTGCACAGGGCGGGCACCTCTTTGGTTTGCCTTGAAAACACCCACAACTATTGGGGAGGAAAAGCACTTCCTCCTGATTATGTTGCAGAGGTTTCTGCAATTTGCAAGGAATACGGGCTGCCTTTGCATATGGATGGTGCGCGAATCTTTAACGCTTGCACTTTTCTTAAAGTAGATGTAAAGGAATACACCAAACACCTCGATTCTTTAATGTTTTGCCTTTCTAAAGGGCTGTCAGCACCCGTGGGCTCAATACTATGCGGTTCGAAAGAATTCATTGAGAAGGCAAGAAGGGTTAGAAAACTCCTCGGCGGGGGAATGAGGCAAGCGGGAATCCTTGCAGCCTGTGGAATTGTCGCTATAAATAAAATGATTGACAGGCTTGATGAAGATCACAAAAATGCGAAAAGGCTTGCCGAAGGCCTTTTAAAGTTCACCTTCTTGAAAATAAACCCCGAAGAAGTGGAAACAAACATTGTAATAGTTGAAACAAAACTGGATCCTCAGAAAATATTGAATTTTCTCGAATCACAAGGAATTTTAGCACTACAATTTGGGCCTGGTAGAATAAGGTTTGTAACTCACAAAGACGTAAACGAAGAAGACGTTGACAGACTTATAAAGGCCCTTGAGAATTTTAAAGCTTAG
- a CDS encoding response regulator transcription factor, which yields MSKHIAIIEDQKEIRELVAHNLAKFNFIVHKFSFGSELLRYLEQKNYPDLIILDIMLPDWDGFELLKFLKSDERYKDIPVIMLTARAEEADRVLGLEMGADDYVTKPFSPRELVARVKSVLRRYEKTPTEVITYGEDLIIYLDSNQVFLKGKELKLTATEFKILSLLASRPGKIFSREEILSQLWGLEKDTLERTVDAHISNLRKKLGELGAYIKNVRGLGYKIEAK from the coding sequence ATGTCAAAACACATAGCCATCATTGAAGACCAGAAAGAAATAAGGGAACTGGTTGCTCACAACCTCGCCAAATTCAATTTTATAGTCCACAAGTTCTCCTTTGGATCGGAACTCTTGAGATACCTCGAACAGAAGAACTATCCCGATTTAATAATCCTCGATATAATGCTTCCCGACTGGGATGGTTTCGAACTGTTAAAATTTCTTAAAAGTGATGAAAGATACAAGGACATACCAGTCATCATGTTAACTGCAAGGGCTGAGGAAGCAGACAGGGTACTGGGATTAGAGATGGGGGCTGATGATTATGTAACAAAGCCCTTTTCTCCCAGGGAGCTGGTAGCAAGGGTAAAAAGTGTTTTAAGAAGATATGAAAAAACCCCTACTGAGGTAATAACTTATGGTGAGGACCTCATTATTTATTTAGATTCCAATCAAGTGTTTTTAAAAGGCAAAGAACTCAAGCTAACAGCAACGGAATTTAAAATTCTGAGCCTTCTTGCATCCCGCCCCGGTAAAATCTTCTCCAGGGAAGAAATCCTATCTCAACTTTGGGGGCTTGAAAAGGATACCCTTGAAAGAACCGTCGATGCCCATATTTCAAACTTGAGAAAGAAACTGGGGGAACTCGGTGCGTACATAAAAAACGTAAGGGGATTGGGATATAAGATAGAGGCAAAATAG